The Pseudophaeobacter arcticus DSM 23566 genome includes a region encoding these proteins:
- a CDS encoding glutamate-5-semialdehyde dehydrogenase: MKDTQNIPALMMELGIRAKRAAQTLATASAERKHAALIGAADAVWARRGEIIAANAKDLEFGASKGLSPAMMDRLMLDEPRIQSIVDGLRAVAEQADPVGEILAEWEQPSGLNIQRVRTPLGVIGVIYESRPNVTADAGALCLKSGNAVILRGGSESFHSSQVIHSCLVEGLRGANLPEDAVQLVPTRDRAAVQELLTMTEYVDVIVPRGGKGLVGLVQREARVPVFAHLEGIVHIYLDKSADPKKALDVVLNAKTRRTGICGAAECLLIHRDIVDTIGRDVLTALAAAGVEIHAAGGLVGPKGMAPAEDADWGKEFLDKVIAAKPVADIEDAIAHIRKYHSQHTDCIITEDEAAVAQFFAELDSAILMHNASTQFADGGEFGMGAEIGIATGKMHARGPVGAAQLTSFKYLVRGDGTVRA; this comes from the coding sequence ATGAAAGACACTCAAAATATCCCCGCGCTGATGATGGAACTTGGCATTCGTGCAAAGCGGGCGGCGCAGACCCTGGCCACAGCCAGCGCCGAACGCAAACATGCCGCCCTGATTGGCGCCGCCGATGCGGTCTGGGCGCGGCGCGGCGAGATCATTGCCGCCAACGCCAAAGACCTGGAATTTGGCGCCTCCAAGGGCCTGTCGCCCGCAATGATGGACCGGTTGATGCTGGATGAGCCCCGTATCCAATCCATCGTGGACGGGCTGCGCGCCGTGGCTGAACAGGCCGATCCTGTGGGCGAGATTCTGGCAGAGTGGGAGCAGCCCTCGGGGCTTAACATTCAACGCGTCAGAACGCCGCTTGGCGTCATTGGGGTGATCTATGAAAGCCGCCCCAATGTCACGGCGGATGCCGGGGCGCTGTGCCTGAAATCCGGCAATGCGGTGATCCTGCGTGGCGGCTCTGAGAGTTTTCATTCCAGCCAGGTCATTCATTCCTGCCTGGTCGAAGGCCTGCGCGGCGCCAACCTGCCCGAGGACGCGGTGCAACTGGTGCCAACGCGGGACCGCGCAGCGGTGCAGGAGCTGCTGACCATGACCGAATATGTCGATGTCATCGTGCCCCGGGGGGGCAAGGGGCTGGTGGGATTGGTGCAGCGCGAGGCGCGGGTGCCGGTTTTTGCCCACCTTGAGGGCATCGTGCATATCTATCTGGATAAATCTGCCGACCCGAAAAAGGCGCTCGATGTGGTGCTGAACGCAAAAACCCGCCGTACCGGTATTTGTGGCGCCGCAGAATGCCTGCTGATCCATCGCGATATCGTTGACACAATTGGCCGCGACGTGCTGACCGCGCTGGCCGCTGCCGGGGTGGAGATCCACGCCGCTGGTGGCTTGGTTGGCCCCAAGGGCATGGCGCCTGCAGAGGATGCAGACTGGGGCAAAGAATTCCTGGATAAGGTCATTGCCGCAAAGCCTGTGGCAGATATCGAGGATGCAATTGCGCATATCCGCAAATATCATTCCCAGCATACCGATTGCATCATTACCGAGGATGAGGCCGCCGTGGCCCAGTTTTTTGCAGAGCTCGACAGTGCGATCCTCATGCATAATGCATCGACCCAGTTTGCCGATGGCGGTGAATTTGGCATGGGGGCCGAAATTGGTATTGCCACCGGCAAGATGCATGCCCGTGGCCCAGTTGGGGCGGCCCAGTTGACCAGCTTTAAATATCTGGTGCGGGGCGACGGCACTGTCCGGGCCTAG
- a CDS encoding histidine phosphotransferase family protein, with the protein MAVDTANLAALIGSRICHDLISPVGAINNGLELLAMSGAMAGPELELISDSVLNANARIRFFRIAFGAAGDQQMGRAEIVSVLDDISKAGRLKFQWDFTEGCNRSDVRMAFLAALCLESALPYGGMITMTCTDGKWSVSGEGRKINIDAPLWAYLDGSDTSANLTPAQVQFAMLPAAATQAERQLGFDHSDEKAAVWF; encoded by the coding sequence ATGGCCGTAGATACCGCCAATTTGGCCGCTTTGATAGGGTCCAGAATTTGTCACGATTTGATCAGCCCGGTCGGCGCCATTAACAACGGATTGGAACTGCTGGCAATGTCCGGAGCCATGGCTGGTCCCGAGCTGGAGCTGATTTCCGACAGTGTTTTGAATGCCAATGCCCGCATCCGGTTTTTCCGCATTGCCTTTGGTGCCGCCGGCGATCAGCAGATGGGCCGGGCCGAGATCGTCTCGGTTCTGGATGACATCAGCAAGGCGGGCCGCTTAAAGTTCCAATGGGATTTCACCGAAGGGTGCAACCGCAGCGACGTGCGTATGGCCTTTCTGGCGGCGCTGTGCCTGGAAAGTGCCCTGCCCTATGGCGGTATGATCACCATGACCTGCACAGATGGGAAATGGTCCGTGTCCGGCGAAGGCCGCAAGATCAATATTGACGCGCCGCTTTGGGCCTATCTCGACGGTAGCGACACCTCGGCCAATCTGACCCCGGCACAGGTGCAATTTGCCATGCTGCCGGCCGCCGCGACACAGGCCGAACGTCAGCTGGGCTTTGACCATAGCGATGAAAAAGCCGCCGTCTGGTTCTAG
- a CDS encoding GNAT family N-acetyltransferase, with translation MAESPTEFTVSLAKNDADLRAAQALRYEVFVNEMGADGALVDHCEGLEKDKFDAFCDHMIIRETATQRVVGVYRLMRSDQARRAGGFYSDAEYDLGPLIGSGRRLLELGRSCLHPAFRGGKALFYLWVGLNDYVTEHDVEILFGTASFAGTDLAALAGPLSVLNRDYLAPEPLRCRSRSYQSMDLLPPSAVDRKRAMIACPALIKAYLRLGGTVGEGAFVDHAFNTTDVLMILDTAAMSARQKRFYSTPKAQG, from the coding sequence ATGGCTGAAAGCCCAACAGAATTCACCGTCTCTCTGGCGAAAAACGACGCAGACCTGCGGGCGGCTCAGGCACTGCGGTACGAGGTTTTTGTGAATGAAATGGGCGCGGATGGCGCCCTGGTCGATCACTGCGAAGGGCTGGAAAAAGACAAATTTGATGCCTTTTGCGATCATATGATCATCCGCGAGACAGCAACGCAGCGTGTTGTCGGGGTTTACCGTCTGATGCGCAGCGATCAGGCCCGGCGCGCAGGAGGGTTCTATTCAGATGCCGAATACGACCTGGGGCCGCTGATCGGCTCTGGGCGGCGCCTGCTGGAATTGGGCCGATCCTGCCTGCATCCCGCCTTTCGCGGCGGCAAGGCGTTGTTTTACCTCTGGGTTGGTCTCAATGACTATGTGACTGAACATGATGTTGAAATCCTGTTTGGCACCGCAAGTTTTGCCGGCACAGACCTAGCGGCCCTGGCAGGCCCATTGTCGGTGCTGAACCGGGACTACCTGGCGCCAGAGCCGCTGCGGTGCAGATCCCGCAGCTACCAGTCTATGGACCTTTTGCCCCCCAGCGCCGTGGACCGTAAGCGCGCAATGATCGCATGCCCGGCTTTGATCAAAGCCTATCTGCGCCTTGGCGGAACCGTGGGCGAGGGCGCCTTTGTCGATCATGCGTTCAACACCACCGATGTGCTGATGATCCTGGATACTGCAGCTATGAGCGCACGGCAAAAACGCTTTTACAGCACGCCCAAGGCGCAGGGGTAA
- a CDS encoding GNAT family N-acetyltransferase encodes MSLDNVKNQQVIETSRFVLRPLRESDSGLIALYMGDERVARMTPSIPHPMPPGAVEAYVSRASSGTREEDIWAIDGTPDGGAELKGIISLKQMDRDQSEVSFWIAPLFWNTGLASEALETLVKANPLGSVAMFASVFQDNPASARVLIHCGFDYLGDAENFSVSRNANVPTWTYSRKL; translated from the coding sequence ATGAGCTTGGATAATGTGAAAAATCAGCAGGTTATTGAAACCAGCCGGTTTGTGCTGCGCCCGCTTCGGGAGTCCGACAGCGGCCTTATTGCCCTCTATATGGGTGATGAACGCGTGGCCCGCATGACCCCCTCCATTCCCCATCCGATGCCCCCCGGCGCGGTTGAGGCCTATGTCTCCCGTGCGAGTTCTGGGACGCGGGAAGAGGATATCTGGGCAATCGACGGCACACCGGACGGCGGCGCGGAACTGAAGGGGATTATCAGCCTCAAGCAAATGGACCGCGACCAATCCGAGGTGAGCTTTTGGATTGCGCCCTTGTTTTGGAACACCGGCCTTGCCTCCGAAGCGCTGGAGACACTGGTGAAGGCCAATCCGCTGGGAAGTGTCGCCATGTTTGCCTCGGTCTTTCAGGACAATCCGGCCTCGGCGCGGGTGCTGATCCATTGCGGTTTTGACTATCTTGGCGATGCCGAGAACTTCTCGGTCAGCCGCAACGCAAATGTGCCCACCTGGACCTATAGCCGAAAACTGTGA
- a CDS encoding DUF3553 domain-containing protein, translated as MIDLNAFLAPGMRVKHPEHPEWGPGEVQSNAGGKITVNFPDQGKLVFDGARVPLILVNEP; from the coding sequence ATGATCGACCTCAATGCTTTCCTTGCCCCCGGCATGCGTGTAAAACACCCGGAACATCCTGAATGGGGACCGGGAGAAGTCCAATCCAACGCAGGTGGCAAAATTACTGTCAATTTCCCAGACCAGGGGAAACTGGTCTTCGACGGGGCGCGCGTCCCCTTGATTCTAGTGAATGAGCCTTAA
- the proB gene encoding glutamate 5-kinase has product MAALIDASRIVVKIGSALLVDRSTGKLRLGWLHSLANDVAWLKSLGKDVILVSSGSIALGREVLGLPRADLPLEKSQAAAAVGQIRLARAYEEALAPHGVTTAQVLVTLEDSADRRRYLNARATLETLIGLGAVPIVNENDTIATDEIRYGDNDRLAAQVAVTVGADALVLLSDVDGFYSANPALDPNAKRYDTIDQITPEIAAMAGDGVSGLSKGGMITKVLAAKMATAAGCAMVITEGSPLNPLKTLMEGAPCTWFTAQDDPQVARKRWIAAMKPRGVVSIDAGAARALANGNSLLPAGVCHVEGDFGRGDPLAIQGPEGRILGQGLSRYTGDEARAIQGRQSAEIEEVLGYPGRAALIHRDDMAL; this is encoded by the coding sequence TTGGCGGCCCTGATCGACGCGAGCCGCATTGTCGTAAAGATCGGCTCAGCCCTGCTGGTTGATCGCAGCACGGGCAAGCTGCGGTTGGGCTGGCTGCATTCGCTTGCCAATGATGTGGCCTGGCTTAAATCCCTGGGCAAGGATGTGATCCTGGTCTCTTCGGGATCTATCGCGCTGGGGCGCGAAGTGCTGGGGCTGCCGCGCGCGGACCTGCCGCTGGAAAAATCGCAAGCGGCTGCGGCTGTTGGGCAAATCCGACTGGCGCGCGCCTATGAAGAGGCCCTGGCGCCCCATGGTGTCACCACCGCCCAGGTGCTGGTGACGCTGGAAGATAGCGCTGATCGTCGCCGCTACTTGAACGCGCGGGCGACGCTTGAGACGCTGATTGGTCTGGGCGCGGTACCCATCGTCAATGAAAATGACACCATCGCCACCGACGAAATCCGCTATGGCGACAATGACCGGTTGGCGGCGCAGGTTGCGGTGACCGTCGGGGCCGATGCGCTGGTGCTGCTGTCGGATGTCGATGGGTTTTACAGTGCCAATCCGGCGCTGGACCCCAATGCCAAACGCTATGACACCATTGACCAGATCACCCCCGAGATCGCAGCCATGGCCGGCGATGGTGTGTCTGGCCTGTCAAAGGGCGGCATGATCACCAAGGTGCTGGCAGCCAAGATGGCGACAGCGGCCGGTTGCGCTATGGTGATTACCGAAGGATCGCCCCTGAACCCGTTGAAAACACTGATGGAGGGTGCGCCTTGCACCTGGTTCACCGCGCAGGATGACCCGCAGGTTGCCCGCAAGCGTTGGATTGCGGCGATGAAGCCGCGCGGGGTGGTTTCCATTGATGCCGGGGCCGCGCGCGCGCTGGCAAACGGCAACAGCCTATTGCCCGCAGGGGTCTGTCATGTGGAGGGTGACTTTGGCCGGGGGGATCCCCTGGCCATCCAGGGCCCGGAGGGGCGCATTTTGGGGCAGGGCCTGTCACGCTATACAGGCGACGAAGCCCGCGCCATTCAGGGGCGCCAATCTGCCGAAATCGAAGAGGTCCTAGGCTATCCCGGCCGGGCTGCTTTGATCCACCGGGACGATATGGCGCTCTGA
- the rpsB gene encoding 30S ribosomal protein S2, protein MALPEFTMRQLLEAGVHFGHQTQRWNPRMAPYIYGARNGIHIMDLTQTVPMLDQALQIVRDTVAKGGRVLFVGTKRQAAGPIAEAAEKSAQYFMNHRWLGGTLTNWKTVSQSIKRLNEIDEKLEGGAEGLTKKERLGMERDQQKLQASLGGIAEMGGVPDLLFVIDVKKEALAIAEAKKLGIPVVAIVDTNCSPDGVDFVIPGNDDASRAISLYCDLIARAALDGMSAQLGAAGVDLGALEDAPVEEAVAE, encoded by the coding sequence ATGGCTCTTCCCGAGTTCACCATGCGCCAGCTGCTGGAAGCAGGCGTACACTTTGGTCACCAGACACAGCGCTGGAACCCTCGCATGGCACCCTATATCTATGGTGCACGCAACGGCATCCACATCATGGACCTGACACAGACTGTTCCTATGCTGGACCAGGCGCTGCAGATCGTCCGTGACACCGTTGCCAAGGGCGGCCGCGTTCTTTTTGTTGGTACCAAGCGTCAGGCCGCAGGCCCCATCGCCGAAGCCGCTGAAAAATCCGCTCAGTACTTCATGAACCACCGCTGGCTCGGCGGCACCTTGACCAACTGGAAAACCGTTTCCCAGTCGATCAAGCGTCTGAACGAGATCGACGAGAAGCTCGAAGGTGGCGCCGAAGGCCTCACCAAGAAAGAGCGTCTGGGCATGGAACGTGACCAGCAGAAGCTGCAGGCGTCATTGGGCGGTATCGCCGAAATGGGCGGTGTTCCTGACCTGCTCTTCGTCATCGACGTGAAAAAAGAAGCGCTGGCCATCGCCGAAGCCAAAAAACTGGGCATCCCGGTTGTGGCGATCGTCGACACCAACTGCTCCCCTGATGGCGTTGATTTTGTGATCCCAGGCAACGATGATGCATCGCGCGCCATCTCCCTGTACTGTGACCTGATTGCACGTGCTGCACTGGACGGCATGTCCGCTCAGCTGGGCGCTGCCGGTGTTGACCTGGGCGCTCTGGAAGATGCGCCTGTAGAAGAAGCTGTTGCTGAATAA
- the obgE gene encoding GTPase ObgE, producing the protein MKFLDLAKVYIRSGGGGNGCVSFRREKYIEYGGPDGGDGGKGGSVWAEAVDGLNTLIDFRYQQHFFANNGQSGMGRQRTGKDGEEITLRVPVGTEILDEDQETVLADMTEIGQRVQLAKGGNGGFGNLHFKSSTNQAPRRANPGQEGVERTIWLRLKLIADSGLLGLPNAGKSTFLASSSNARPKIADYPFTTLHPNLGVVGIDNTEFVMADIPGLIAGAHEGKGIGDRFLGHVERCAVLLHLVDGTSDDVVGDYQTIIDELEAYGGELANKPRVTALNKIDALDEDERAEALAALEAAVGGKVYMMSGVSREGLNEVLRAVRAEIDDDRIRQKPVEEQDPWRP; encoded by the coding sequence ATGAAATTCCTCGATCTGGCAAAGGTCTACATCCGCTCTGGTGGCGGCGGCAACGGCTGCGTGAGCTTTCGCCGCGAGAAATACATCGAATACGGTGGCCCTGATGGCGGTGATGGCGGCAAGGGCGGCTCGGTCTGGGCCGAGGCCGTGGATGGGCTGAACACGCTGATTGATTTTCGCTATCAGCAGCATTTCTTTGCCAACAACGGCCAGTCCGGCATGGGGCGTCAGCGCACCGGCAAAGATGGCGAAGAGATCACCCTGCGGGTTCCCGTCGGCACCGAGATCCTCGATGAGGATCAGGAGACCGTTCTGGCGGATATGACCGAGATCGGCCAACGGGTTCAGCTGGCCAAGGGCGGCAATGGTGGCTTTGGCAACCTGCACTTTAAATCCTCCACCAACCAGGCGCCACGGCGTGCCAATCCTGGCCAGGAAGGGGTGGAGCGGACCATCTGGCTGCGGCTGAAGCTGATTGCGGACTCCGGCCTGTTGGGGCTGCCCAATGCCGGCAAATCCACGTTCCTGGCCTCCAGCTCTAACGCGCGCCCCAAGATTGCCGACTATCCCTTCACCACGCTTCACCCGAACCTTGGCGTGGTTGGTATTGATAACACTGAATTTGTCATGGCTGACATCCCCGGCCTGATTGCCGGCGCACATGAGGGCAAGGGCATTGGTGATCGCTTTTTGGGCCATGTGGAGCGCTGCGCTGTCCTGCTGCATCTGGTCGATGGCACCTCTGATGATGTCGTCGGCGACTATCAGACCATTATTGACGAACTCGAAGCCTACGGCGGCGAGCTGGCCAATAAGCCGCGCGTGACCGCCCTGAACAAGATCGACGCCCTGGATGAGGACGAGCGCGCCGAGGCCCTAGCCGCCTTGGAAGCGGCTGTTGGCGGCAAGGTTTATATGATGTCTGGCGTCAGCCGCGAAGGCCTGAACGAGGTTCTGCGCGCGGTGCGTGCCGAGATTGACGATGATCGCATTCGTCAAAAACCCGTCGAGGAACAAGACCCTTGGCGGCCCTGA
- the rpmA gene encoding 50S ribosomal protein L27 produces the protein MAHKKAGGSSRNGRDSAGRRLGVKLYGGQAAIAGNIIIRQRGTKFWPGEGVGLGKDHTIFATADGAVTFHKGLKGRTFVSVLPVAEAAE, from the coding sequence ATGGCACATAAAAAAGCTGGTGGTTCCTCCCGTAACGGCCGCGACTCAGCGGGTCGCCGCCTCGGCGTGAAACTCTATGGTGGCCAAGCGGCCATCGCAGGCAACATCATCATTCGTCAGCGCGGCACCAAGTTTTGGCCGGGCGAAGGCGTGGGCCTGGGCAAGGATCACACGATCTTTGCAACGGCAGACGGTGCTGTCACCTTCCACAAGGGCCTGAAAGGCCGCACCTTTGTATCGGTTCTCCCAGTGGCGGAGGCCGCTGAGTAA
- the rplU gene encoding 50S ribosomal protein L21, with product MFAVLKTGGKQYKVHAGDILRIEKLAADAGETIQFDEILMLGGDAPVVGAPLVDGAAVKAEVIDQIKGEKLIHFVKRRRKHSSKRTKGHRQKLTLIKITEILTSGATKAAPKAAAKAAPAAAAAGSDDLTQLTGVGPAAAKKLVEAGLTSFAQIAALSDDDIAGIDAVKVKPEWVEQAKDLAKG from the coding sequence ATGTTTGCGGTCCTCAAGACTGGCGGCAAGCAGTACAAAGTTCACGCGGGCGATATCCTCCGCATTGAAAAATTGGCTGCAGATGCTGGCGAAACAATCCAGTTCGACGAAATCCTGATGCTCGGTGGCGACGCCCCCGTCGTTGGTGCTCCTTTGGTAGATGGCGCTGCTGTTAAGGCAGAAGTGATCGACCAGATCAAAGGCGAAAAGCTCATTCACTTTGTGAAGCGTCGTCGTAAGCACTCTTCCAAGCGCACGAAGGGTCACCGTCAAAAGCTGACCCTGATCAAGATCACCGAGATTCTGACATCCGGCGCAACCAAAGCTGCTCCAAAAGCCGCCGCCAAAGCTGCTCCTGCTGCTGCTGCCGCCGGTTCTGACGATCTGACACAGCTGACTGGTGTAGGCCCTGCCGCCGCCAAAAAGCTGGTTGAAGCTGGTCTGACAAGCTTTGCCCAGATCGCAGCCTTGTCGGATGACGACATTGCTGGTATTGACGCGGTCAAAGTGAAACCCGAGTGGGTTGAACAGGCCAAAGATCTGGCTAAAGGCTAA
- a CDS encoding lysophospholipid acyltransferase family protein, translated as MSATWNEGDPPEPLRIQPFGWLLILLRGSLLGTLVFGGLLILLLVRLVERPLCGLHRPVTPFITQFVCRNAFRILGIGFCTHGSLMLQRGAVVANHTSWLDIFALNAKKRIYFVSKAEVAAWPGIGWLARSTGTVFIERNRARAKEQTELFEARLMAGHKLLFFPEGTSTDGLRVLPFKTTLFAAFFGDHLRDVCYIQPVSAVFHAPHGAEERFYGWWGDMEFGPHLLKTLASLRQGRVELTYHAPLKVSDFANRKALAAECERLVRQGHAKIRK; from the coding sequence ATGTCTGCGACCTGGAATGAAGGCGACCCACCAGAGCCCCTGCGGATCCAGCCTTTTGGCTGGTTGCTGATTTTGCTGCGCGGCAGCCTGCTGGGAACGCTGGTTTTTGGCGGATTGCTGATCCTGCTGCTGGTCCGCCTGGTGGAGCGGCCGCTTTGTGGTCTGCACCGGCCTGTGACGCCCTTTATTACCCAGTTTGTTTGCCGAAATGCGTTTCGCATCTTGGGGATCGGCTTTTGCACCCATGGCAGCCTGATGCTGCAACGCGGCGCGGTGGTGGCCAATCACACCTCCTGGCTGGATATTTTTGCGCTCAATGCCAAAAAGCGGATCTATTTTGTCTCCAAGGCCGAAGTGGCCGCCTGGCCCGGCATCGGCTGGCTCGCCCGCTCCACTGGGACCGTCTTTATTGAACGCAACCGCGCCCGCGCAAAAGAACAGACCGAACTGTTCGAAGCGCGGCTGATGGCCGGGCATAAGCTGTTGTTCTTTCCAGAAGGCACCTCGACTGACGGGTTGCGGGTTTTGCCCTTTAAAACAACGCTTTTTGCCGCCTTCTTTGGCGATCATCTGCGCGATGTCTGCTATATCCAGCCAGTGTCGGCGGTGTTCCACGCGCCCCATGGGGCCGAGGAGCGGTTTTATGGCTGGTGGGGCGATATGGAGTTTGGACCACACCTGCTGAAAACCCTGGCCTCGCTGCGCCAGGGCCGGGTAGAGCTGACCTATCATGCGCCGCTCAAGGTCAGTGATTTTGCCAATCGCAAGGCGCTGGCGGCTGAATGTGAACGCCTCGTGCGACAGGGCCATGCCAAGATCCGCAAATAG